The Streptomyces avermitilis MA-4680 = NBRC 14893 genome contains a region encoding:
- a CDS encoding histidine phosphatase family protein, producing the protein MGDLLLVRHGETEWSVSGRHTGSTDIPLTENGREQARRLAPLIASHHVGAAFVSPMRRARETARLAGLDGARVDADLSEWDYGGYEGVTTVEIHRTRPDWFLFTDGVEPGPPEHPGESPEEVGARAERMLAKVDAALADTEGSVVVVSHGHFLRVLAARRLGLPASGGALFQLATGTVSRLSTEHRRHVVASWNVRPSS; encoded by the coding sequence ATGGGTGACCTTCTCCTCGTACGGCACGGTGAGACCGAGTGGTCGGTGTCCGGGCGGCACACGGGGTCGACCGACATTCCGCTCACCGAGAACGGACGGGAGCAGGCGCGCAGGCTGGCTCCGCTGATCGCCTCGCACCACGTCGGGGCCGCGTTCGTCAGCCCGATGCGGCGGGCGCGGGAGACGGCGCGGCTGGCGGGGCTCGACGGGGCGCGCGTCGACGCGGACCTGAGCGAGTGGGACTACGGCGGGTACGAGGGGGTCACGACCGTCGAGATCCACCGGACCCGGCCCGACTGGTTCCTGTTCACGGACGGGGTCGAGCCCGGCCCGCCGGAGCACCCCGGGGAGAGTCCGGAGGAGGTCGGGGCGCGCGCGGAGCGCATGCTGGCCAAGGTCGACGCGGCGCTCGCCGACACGGAGGGCAGTGTCGTCGTGGTCTCCCACGGTCACTTCCTCCGCGTGCTGGCCGCGCGGCGGCTGGGGCTGCCCGCCTCGGGCGGCGCCCTGTTCCAGCTCGCGACCGGAACGGTGAGCCGGCTGAGCACGGAGCACCGCCGCCATGTGGTGGCCAGCTGGAATGTCAGACCCTCCTCGTAG
- a CDS encoding acyl-CoA thioesterase: protein MAEPFSVAVTVRGYETDVQGHLNQSVYLQYAEHARWSLLHAAGISQTELTGKGVGPVTLETTIRYKRELRAGDEVEVTCGFVWGEGKSFRVEQTIRKTDGTVSAELTAVGGLLDLKERRLVADPREYFRALAADPGLFDL, encoded by the coding sequence GTGGCAGAGCCGTTTTCCGTAGCAGTGACTGTCCGCGGGTACGAGACCGATGTGCAGGGACACCTCAACCAGAGCGTGTATCTCCAGTACGCGGAGCACGCCCGCTGGTCGCTGCTGCACGCGGCCGGGATCAGCCAGACGGAGCTGACAGGCAAGGGCGTGGGTCCGGTGACCCTGGAGACCACCATCCGCTACAAACGGGAGCTGCGCGCGGGGGACGAGGTCGAGGTGACGTGCGGCTTCGTCTGGGGCGAGGGCAAGAGCTTCCGCGTCGAGCAGACGATCCGGAAGACGGACGGCACGGTGTCCGCCGAGCTGACGGCGGTCGGCGGACTGCTGGACCTCAAGGAGCGCAGGCTGGTCGCGGACCCACGCGAGTACTTCCGCGCACTGGCCGCCGACCCGGGTTTGTTCGACCTCTGA
- a CDS encoding winged helix-turn-helix transcriptional regulator codes for MSQGNTAVTAQVVNAHACPVREVLDRVAGKWSVQIIVAAAHGPIRFTELERSIEGISRRMLTLTLRNLERDGLVTRTVHSTVPPKVEYELTPVAGELHATLLSLTDWAERHRVTVAQSRAAYDARHRPELLDG; via the coding sequence ATGTCCCAAGGGAACACCGCTGTTACGGCGCAGGTCGTGAACGCGCACGCGTGCCCCGTCCGCGAAGTTCTTGACAGGGTCGCCGGCAAGTGGAGCGTGCAGATCATCGTCGCGGCCGCGCACGGGCCGATCCGCTTCACCGAGCTGGAGCGCAGCATCGAGGGCATCAGCCGGCGGATGCTCACGCTGACCCTGCGCAACCTGGAGCGGGACGGGCTCGTGACGCGCACCGTCCATTCGACGGTGCCGCCGAAGGTCGAGTACGAACTCACCCCGGTGGCAGGGGAGTTGCACGCGACCCTGCTGTCGCTGACGGACTGGGCCGAGCGGCACCGGGTCACCGTCGCACAGTCGCGCGCGGCCTACGACGCCCGGCACCGGCCGGAACTGCTGGATGGGTAG
- a CDS encoding MFS transporter, giving the protein MSFLIESRTRQRQRTPSRWASLVVLCAGTLMTVLDGNVVTVAMPAIQGDLGFSGPGLAWVVNAYLIPFGGLLLLVGRLGDLVGGKRMFTAGLAVFTVASVLCGVATSQATLVAARALQGIGGAMTSAVVLGMLVALFPEPREQARAIAVFSAVGAAGGALGTFLGGALTQALNWHWIFLINLPIGVLAWLAALRFLAPERGAGLGRGADYPGAALVTGALMLTVYAIVGAGDRGLAGTLVLAAVSLALFSAFTVRQARAPRPLLRLRLFRSRVLTGANAVQVLMIGGMFGFQYIGALYLQRVLGYGELLTGTAFLPAPIAIGVLMLGLSARTIARFGPYRVLLSGLVLISAGMALLSRAPVDGTYLADVLPPLLLLAAGFAAAMPAVTGLAMSGARAEDAGLASGLFNTTQVVGGSLGLAVLTTLAASRTDHLRHGGADLVAATASGYRLAFMVATGIAVAALVLAAGVLRTERATSGQPPANTPR; this is encoded by the coding sequence ATGTCGTTCCTGATCGAGTCCCGCACGCGACAGCGACAGCGAACGCCCTCCCGGTGGGCGTCCCTGGTCGTCCTGTGCGCGGGTACGTTGATGACGGTCCTGGACGGCAACGTCGTGACCGTGGCCATGCCCGCGATCCAGGGCGACCTCGGCTTTTCGGGCCCTGGGCTCGCCTGGGTGGTGAACGCGTATCTGATCCCGTTCGGCGGACTGCTCCTGCTGGTCGGCCGCCTGGGCGACCTCGTGGGCGGCAAGCGGATGTTCACGGCGGGGCTCGCCGTCTTCACCGTGGCGTCCGTGCTGTGCGGGGTCGCCACCAGCCAGGCCACGCTGGTCGCGGCCCGCGCCCTGCAAGGGATCGGCGGAGCGATGACCTCGGCCGTCGTCCTCGGCATGCTCGTCGCCCTCTTCCCCGAACCGCGTGAACAGGCCCGTGCCATCGCGGTGTTCAGCGCGGTAGGCGCGGCGGGCGGGGCGCTCGGCACATTCCTGGGCGGTGCGCTGACCCAGGCCCTGAACTGGCACTGGATCTTCCTGATCAACCTGCCGATCGGCGTACTGGCCTGGCTCGCCGCCCTGCGGTTCCTCGCCCCGGAGCGGGGTGCCGGGCTCGGCAGGGGCGCCGACTACCCGGGCGCGGCGCTGGTCACGGGCGCGCTGATGCTCACGGTGTACGCGATCGTCGGCGCCGGCGACCGCGGGCTCGCCGGCACGCTGGTCCTCGCGGCGGTCTCACTCGCCCTCTTCTCCGCGTTCACCGTCCGCCAGGCCCGAGCCCCTCGCCCCTTGCTCCGTCTGCGCCTGTTCCGCTCGCGCGTGCTGACCGGCGCGAACGCCGTGCAGGTCCTGATGATCGGGGGGATGTTCGGCTTCCAGTACATCGGCGCGCTCTATCTCCAACGCGTCCTTGGATACGGTGAGTTGCTCACCGGAACGGCTTTCCTGCCGGCGCCGATCGCGATCGGGGTGCTGATGCTGGGCCTGTCGGCGCGGACGATCGCCCGCTTCGGCCCGTACCGTGTGCTGCTCTCGGGTCTCGTGCTCATCTCCGCCGGAATGGCCCTGCTGAGCCGTGCGCCGGTCGACGGCACCTACCTCGCCGACGTCCTGCCACCGCTGCTTCTCCTGGCCGCCGGTTTCGCTGCTGCCATGCCCGCCGTGACGGGGCTCGCGATGTCGGGCGCCCGTGCGGAGGACGCCGGACTCGCCTCCGGGCTCTTCAACACCACACAGGTGGTGGGCGGTTCGCTGGGTCTCGCGGTGCTGACGACCCTGGCGGCGAGCCGCACCGACCATCTGCGGCACGGGGGCGCCGACCTCGTGGCGGCCACCGCGTCCGGCTACCGGCTGGCGTTCATGGTGGCGACGGGCATCGCCGTGGCGGCGCTGGTGCTGGCGGCGGGGGTGCTGCGAACGGAGCGTGCCACCTCGGGGCAGCCCCCGGCGAACACCCCCAGGTGA
- a CDS encoding alpha-N-acetylglucosaminidase, which translates to MPLARRVLLTALAAGSAGAAVACDPASADGAPAAGSAATAARRLLPRHWRQLTFRTAGGRDTFQVSGRTGRVTVTGGTPATQLTGLNWYLRNIADADINWAGRQLRLPRALPGLAGTVTRRANVPHRFALNDTNDGYTGPYHDWTYWERELDVLALHGYNEVLVQTGADALHHRVFQEFGYTDEELRKWIPGPAHQPWWLLQNLSAFPDPVSQQLLDARAALGRRIANRLRELGMTPVFPGYFGTVPPGFADRNAGAHTVPQGTWMGFARPDWLDPRTEHFTRVAAAFYRIQDEMFGGASTRYKMDLLHEGGSPGDVPVGDAAKGVERALRAAHPGAVWVILGWQHNPPRAIVDAVDKDRMLVVDGLCDRFPKVTDREADWHGTPYAFGSIWNFGGHTTLGANTPDWASLYERWRTRPGSTLRGVALLPEAADNNPAAFALFSELAWREGDLDLRAWFARWARSRYGGRDPHAEAAWDILRRTAYGTTRADSWSEGADGLFGARPSLAATKAASWSPKRLRYRPEEFEPALGELLKVRPGLRGSSAYRRDLLDVARQALSNRSRVLLPQIRTAYEAKDTARFDRLTGVWLALMDLLEALLATDSRHLLGRWVADARAWGASAAERDRLAYDALSLLTVWGTRAGADAGLRDYANREWAGLVGGLYRLRWSTYFAELRSASREGRTPKKTDWFALEDRWTRNPGGLATRPTGDTYQAAVRVHERLTAER; encoded by the coding sequence ATGCCGCTGGCGCGCCGCGTCCTCCTGACCGCTCTCGCCGCCGGGTCCGCGGGCGCCGCCGTCGCCTGTGACCCGGCCTCGGCCGACGGAGCGCCCGCGGCGGGCTCGGCCGCGACGGCCGCCCGCCGGCTCCTCCCCCGTCACTGGCGGCAGCTGACGTTCCGCACGGCGGGCGGACGCGACACGTTCCAGGTGTCCGGCCGTACGGGCCGCGTCACCGTCACGGGCGGCACACCGGCGACCCAGCTCACGGGGCTGAACTGGTACTTGAGGAACATCGCGGACGCCGACATCAACTGGGCGGGCAGGCAGCTCCGCCTGCCCCGCGCACTGCCGGGCCTCGCCGGCACAGTGACCCGGCGCGCGAACGTCCCGCACCGCTTCGCCCTCAACGACACGAACGACGGCTACACGGGCCCGTACCACGACTGGACGTACTGGGAGCGTGAGCTCGACGTACTGGCCCTGCACGGCTACAACGAAGTGCTCGTCCAAACGGGCGCGGACGCGCTCCACCACCGGGTGTTCCAGGAGTTCGGGTACACCGACGAGGAGCTGCGGAAGTGGATTCCGGGGCCGGCCCATCAGCCCTGGTGGCTGCTGCAGAACCTCTCCGCCTTCCCCGACCCCGTCTCACAACAGCTCCTCGACGCCCGGGCCGCGCTCGGCCGGCGCATCGCGAACCGGCTGCGGGAGCTGGGCATGACACCGGTGTTCCCCGGCTACTTCGGCACGGTTCCGCCGGGCTTCGCCGACCGCAACGCGGGTGCGCACACCGTCCCGCAGGGCACCTGGATGGGCTTCGCCAGGCCCGACTGGCTGGACCCGCGCACCGAGCACTTCACACGGGTGGCCGCGGCCTTCTACCGGATCCAGGACGAGATGTTCGGCGGCGCCTCGACCCGCTACAAGATGGACCTGCTGCACGAGGGCGGCAGCCCCGGTGACGTGCCCGTCGGCGACGCGGCGAAGGGCGTCGAGAGGGCGTTGCGGGCCGCGCACCCGGGCGCCGTATGGGTGATCCTGGGCTGGCAGCACAACCCGCCCAGGGCGATCGTCGACGCCGTGGACAAGGACCGGATGCTCGTCGTGGACGGCCTCTGTGACCGCTTCCCGAAGGTCACCGACCGCGAGGCGGACTGGCACGGCACCCCGTACGCCTTCGGCTCGATCTGGAACTTCGGCGGCCATACGACCCTGGGCGCGAACACTCCCGACTGGGCTTCGCTGTACGAGCGGTGGCGCACCAGGCCGGGCAGCACCCTGCGCGGTGTCGCTCTGCTCCCGGAGGCCGCGGACAACAATCCGGCCGCCTTCGCCCTGTTTTCCGAACTCGCCTGGCGCGAGGGCGACTTGGACCTGCGCGCATGGTTCGCGCGGTGGGCGCGCTCGCGCTACGGGGGACGCGATCCACATGCGGAGGCCGCCTGGGACATCCTGCGCCGGACCGCGTACGGCACCACGCGCGCCGACTCGTGGAGCGAGGGCGCGGACGGGCTGTTCGGGGCGCGCCCCTCCCTCGCGGCGACGAAGGCGGCTTCCTGGTCGCCGAAGCGCCTCCGTTACCGGCCCGAGGAGTTCGAACCGGCGCTTGGCGAGCTCCTGAAGGTGCGGCCGGGGCTGCGCGGCTCGTCGGCGTACCGCCGCGACCTGCTCGACGTGGCCCGCCAGGCACTCTCCAACCGCAGCCGGGTACTCCTCCCGCAGATCAGGACGGCGTACGAGGCCAAGGACACCGCCCGCTTCGACCGGCTGACCGGCGTCTGGCTGGCCCTGATGGACCTGCTGGAGGCACTCCTGGCCACCGACTCCCGTCATCTGCTGGGCCGTTGGGTGGCCGACGCGCGGGCGTGGGGTGCGAGCGCGGCGGAGCGGGACCGGCTCGCGTACGACGCCCTCTCGCTGCTGACCGTGTGGGGCACCCGCGCGGGTGCGGACGCCGGGCTGCGCGACTACGCCAACCGCGAGTGGGCGGGACTGGTCGGCGGGCTGTACCGGCTGCGCTGGTCGACGTACTTCGCGGAGCTGCGGTCGGCGTCGCGGGAGGGACGCACGCCGAAGAAGACCGACTGGTTCGCCCTGGAAGATCGCTGGACCCGGAATCCCGGGGGCCTGGCGACGCGGCCCACGGGTGACACGTACCAGGCCGCCGTCCGGGTGCACGAACGGCTGACCGCCGAGCGATAG
- a CDS encoding chitosanase, with protein sequence MHSPHIRTSRRTLLALIGASLVAGPLVANQSATAAPVGLDDPAKKEIAMKLVSSAENSSLDWKAQYKYIEDIGDGRGYTAGIIGFCSGTGDMLDLVELYTQRKPGNVLATYLPALRNVNGGDSHQGLDPGFPGDWRRAAQDSAFQQAQNDERDRVYFDPAVRQGKADGIGVLGQFTYYDAIVMHGDGGDSTSFSSIRGRALAKAEPPAQGGNEVTYLNAFLDARVWAMRQEEAHSDTSRVDTAQRVFLTKGNLNLDPPLDWKVYGDSYHIG encoded by the coding sequence GTGCACTCCCCCCACATACGCACCTCACGCCGCACCCTGCTCGCCCTGATCGGAGCCTCACTGGTGGCAGGCCCACTCGTCGCGAACCAGTCCGCGACCGCCGCACCCGTCGGCCTGGACGACCCGGCGAAGAAAGAGATCGCCATGAAGCTCGTGTCCAGCGCGGAGAACTCCTCGCTGGACTGGAAGGCCCAGTACAAGTACATCGAGGACATCGGCGACGGCCGCGGCTACACCGCCGGGATCATCGGCTTCTGCTCCGGCACCGGCGACATGCTCGACCTCGTCGAGCTCTACACCCAGCGCAAGCCGGGGAACGTCCTGGCCACGTATCTGCCCGCCCTGCGCAACGTCAACGGCGGCGACTCGCACCAGGGCCTGGACCCGGGCTTCCCCGGCGACTGGCGCCGCGCGGCCCAGGACTCGGCGTTCCAGCAGGCCCAGAACGACGAACGCGACCGCGTCTACTTCGACCCGGCCGTCCGGCAGGGGAAGGCGGACGGTATCGGCGTACTCGGACAGTTCACGTACTACGACGCCATCGTCATGCACGGGGACGGCGGTGACAGCACCAGCTTCAGCAGCATCCGCGGGCGCGCCCTGGCCAAGGCCGAGCCGCCGGCGCAGGGCGGCAACGAGGTGACGTACCTGAACGCCTTCCTCGACGCCCGGGTCTGGGCGATGCGGCAGGAGGAGGCCCACTCGGACACCAGCCGGGTCGACACCGCCCAGCGGGTCTTCCTGACGAAGGGCAACCTGAACCTGGATCCGCCACTGGACTGGAAGGTGTACGGGGACAGCTACCACATCGGCTGA
- a CDS encoding nucleobase:cation symporter-2 family protein gives MAVRAPERCPSRSRTTAHHLPETHVDDDVHPTGGAAVAAQPSPSTDAVPTDQPRHPVDEKLPLLKMTTSGLQHVAAMYAGVVAPPLIVGAAAGLSGTELTFLTGACLFTAGLATFLQTLGFWKIGARLPFVNGVTFAGVAPMTAIVASTKDRSDALPIIFGAVIVAGALGFVAAPFFSKAVRFFPPVVTGTVITLIGVSLLPVAFGWAQGPDPTADSYGSTTYLGLAAATLVIVLLLRRFTHGFVKQIAVLLGLVIGTLLAIPLGVTDFGPVAGADLIGFPTPFHFGAPRFQLAAILSLSVVMVVSMTESTADMLALGEIVGRPADERTIAAGLRADTLGSALSPLFNGFMCSAFAQNIGLVAMTRIRSRYVVATGGGFLVLMGLCPVAASLIAVVPRPVLGGAGVVLFGSVAASGIQTLVRAGLEKDNNVLIVAVSLAVGIIPITAPEFYHAFPQTAKIVLDSGISTGCVAAVVLNLLFNHLGRRQGDDEVTAPMEPGEEIAGQRGGAGSPAAGPSAVTAH, from the coding sequence ATGGCTGTGCGCGCCCCGGAACGGTGTCCGTCCCGGTCCCGCACGACCGCGCATCACCTCCCTGAAACCCACGTCGACGACGACGTGCACCCGACCGGAGGAGCCGCCGTGGCCGCCCAGCCATCGCCCAGCACCGATGCAGTCCCAACCGACCAGCCCCGGCATCCAGTTGACGAGAAGCTCCCGCTTCTGAAGATGACGACCAGCGGCCTCCAGCACGTGGCCGCCATGTACGCCGGCGTCGTCGCCCCACCCCTGATCGTCGGCGCGGCCGCGGGCCTCTCCGGCACCGAGCTGACCTTCCTCACCGGCGCCTGCCTGTTCACCGCGGGCCTCGCCACCTTCCTCCAGACCCTCGGCTTCTGGAAGATCGGTGCCCGGCTTCCGTTCGTCAACGGCGTCACCTTCGCCGGCGTCGCCCCCATGACCGCGATCGTCGCCTCCACCAAGGACAGGTCCGACGCCCTCCCGATCATCTTCGGCGCGGTGATCGTCGCCGGCGCCCTCGGCTTCGTCGCGGCCCCCTTCTTCAGCAAGGCCGTCCGCTTCTTCCCGCCGGTCGTCACCGGCACCGTGATCACCCTCATCGGCGTGTCCCTGCTGCCCGTCGCCTTCGGCTGGGCCCAGGGCCCCGACCCCACGGCGGACTCCTACGGTTCGACGACCTACCTGGGGCTCGCCGCCGCGACTCTCGTGATCGTGCTGCTCCTTCGCCGCTTCACCCACGGCTTCGTCAAGCAGATCGCCGTCCTGCTCGGCCTGGTCATCGGCACGCTGCTCGCGATACCCCTCGGCGTCACGGACTTCGGCCCGGTGGCCGGAGCGGACCTGATCGGCTTCCCGACGCCGTTCCACTTCGGCGCACCGCGGTTCCAGCTCGCCGCGATCCTCTCCCTCAGCGTGGTCATGGTGGTCTCGATGACCGAGTCGACGGCGGACATGCTGGCGCTGGGGGAGATCGTCGGACGCCCCGCCGACGAGCGGACCATCGCCGCCGGTCTGCGCGCCGACACCCTCGGCTCGGCCCTCAGCCCCCTCTTCAACGGGTTCATGTGCAGCGCCTTCGCGCAGAACATCGGCCTGGTCGCGATGACGAGGATCCGCAGCCGGTACGTCGTCGCCACCGGCGGCGGCTTCCTGGTCCTGATGGGCCTGTGTCCCGTGGCCGCCTCGCTGATCGCGGTCGTGCCCCGGCCCGTCCTCGGCGGCGCGGGCGTCGTCCTGTTCGGCTCGGTCGCGGCCAGCGGCATCCAGACCCTGGTCCGGGCCGGCCTGGAGAAGGACAACAACGTCCTGATCGTGGCGGTGTCACTGGCGGTCGGCATCATCCCGATCACCGCGCCGGAGTTCTACCACGCGTTCCCGCAGACGGCGAAGATCGTCCTGGACTCGGGGATCTCGACCGGGTGCGTGGCGGCCGTGGTGCTGAACCTCCTCTTCAACCATCTGGGCAGGCGCCAGGGGGACGACGAGGTGACGGCGCCGATGGAGCCGGGCGAGGAGATCGCCGGGCAGCGGGGCGGGGCCGGCTCCCCGGCCGCGGGGCCTTCCGCGGTGACGGCACACTGA
- a CDS encoding 8-oxoguanine deaminase: MAAARRIVIENCAIATVDADDTEYASGHIVVAGGRIESLGAGKAPEDLENVVRRIDATGHLVTPGLVNTHHHFYQWITRGLATDHNLFNWLVALYPTWARIDERMVHSAAQGSLAMMARGGVTTAMDHHYVYPKGSGDLSGAIIRAARETGVRFTLARGSMDRSEKDGGLPPDFAVETLEGALAATEATIDEHHDASFDAMTQIAVAPCSPFSVSTELLTQGAELARRKGVRLHTHGSETVEEEQFCKELFGMGPTDYFESTGWLGEDVWMAHCVHMNDSDIAAFARTKTGVAHCPSSNARLAAGIARVPDMLAAGVPVGLGVDGTASNESGELHTELRNALLINRLGAHREAALNARQALRLGTYGGAQVLGRAAEIGSLETGKLADLVLWKLDTLAHASIADPVTALVFGAAAPVTLSLVGGEPVVENSRLLHVDEDAVARSTREEAQRLARIAAQA, translated from the coding sequence ATGGCAGCAGCCCGGCGCATCGTCATCGAGAACTGTGCGATCGCGACCGTCGACGCGGACGACACCGAGTACGCCTCCGGACACATCGTCGTCGCAGGCGGCCGCATCGAGTCGCTCGGCGCGGGCAAGGCCCCCGAGGACCTGGAGAACGTCGTACGCCGTATCGACGCCACCGGCCACCTCGTGACCCCCGGCCTGGTCAACACGCACCACCACTTCTACCAGTGGATCACCCGGGGCCTGGCCACGGACCACAACCTCTTCAACTGGCTCGTCGCGCTCTACCCGACCTGGGCGCGCATCGACGAGCGGATGGTGCACTCGGCCGCGCAGGGCTCCCTCGCCATGATGGCCCGCGGCGGTGTCACCACCGCCATGGACCACCACTACGTGTACCCGAAGGGCTCCGGCGACCTGTCCGGCGCGATCATCCGCGCCGCCCGGGAGACGGGTGTCCGCTTCACCCTCGCCCGCGGCTCCATGGACCGCAGTGAGAAGGACGGCGGTCTGCCGCCGGACTTCGCCGTCGAGACCCTCGAAGGGGCGCTGGCCGCCACCGAGGCGACCATCGACGAGCACCACGACGCGTCCTTCGACGCGATGACCCAGATCGCCGTCGCGCCCTGCTCCCCGTTCTCCGTATCCACCGAACTCCTCACGCAAGGTGCCGAGTTGGCGCGCCGCAAGGGAGTAAGGCTGCACACCCACGGTTCGGAGACCGTCGAGGAGGAGCAGTTCTGCAAGGAACTGTTCGGCATGGGCCCGACCGACTACTTCGAGTCCACCGGCTGGCTCGGCGAGGACGTGTGGATGGCGCACTGCGTCCACATGAACGACTCCGACATCGCCGCCTTCGCCCGTACGAAGACCGGTGTCGCCCACTGCCCGTCGTCCAACGCCCGCCTCGCGGCCGGGATCGCCCGGGTCCCCGACATGCTGGCGGCGGGCGTCCCCGTCGGCCTCGGCGTCGACGGCACGGCCTCCAACGAATCCGGCGAGCTGCACACCGAGTTGCGCAACGCCCTCCTCATCAACCGTCTCGGCGCCCACCGCGAAGCCGCCCTGAACGCCCGTCAGGCACTGCGCCTCGGCACCTACGGAGGCGCCCAAGTCCTGGGCCGGGCAGCCGAGATCGGCTCCCTGGAGACGGGCAAGCTGGCCGACCTGGTGCTGTGGAAGCTCGACACGCTCGCCCACGCCTCGATCGCCGACCCGGTGACCGCCCTGGTCTTCGGCGCCGCGGCTCCGGTCACGCTCTCCCTCGTGGGCGGCGAGCCGGTCGTCGAGAACAGCCGGCTGCTGCACGTCGACGAGGACGCCGTCGCCCGCTCCACGCGGGAAGAGGCGCAGCGGCTGGCGCGGATCGCCGCGCAGGCCTGA
- the pucL gene encoding factor-independent urate hydroxylase — MTDDSRPGRPVMLGQNQYGKAENRVVKITRDGATHHIKDLNVSVALSGDMDEVHYSGSNANVLPTDTTKNTVYAFAKEHGIESAEQFGIHLARHFVTSQEPIKTARIRIEEYTWERIEASDANSRFIGADEVKHSFVRKGQETRVTQITYDGSSWEVISGLKDLVVMNSTNSEFWGYVKDKYTTLPEAYDRILATQVAARWRFNWSDDERKMPHWEKSYEQTRKHMLQAFAETYSLSLQQTLYQMGSRIINHRSEIDEVRFSLPNKHHFLVDLEPFGLKNDNEVYFAADRPYGLIEATVLRDGCEAKIPVDLTNL, encoded by the coding sequence ATGACAGACGATTCCCGCCCCGGCCGCCCTGTGATGCTGGGCCAGAACCAGTACGGCAAGGCCGAGAACCGAGTCGTGAAGATCACGCGGGACGGCGCCACCCACCACATCAAGGACCTGAACGTCTCCGTCGCGCTCTCCGGCGACATGGACGAGGTCCACTACTCCGGCTCGAACGCCAACGTCCTGCCGACCGACACCACCAAGAACACGGTGTACGCGTTCGCCAAGGAGCACGGCATCGAGTCCGCCGAGCAGTTCGGCATCCACCTCGCCCGGCACTTCGTGACGAGCCAGGAGCCGATCAAGACCGCGCGTATCCGCATCGAGGAGTACACCTGGGAGCGGATCGAGGCCTCCGACGCCAACTCCAGGTTCATCGGCGCCGACGAGGTCAAGCACTCCTTCGTCCGCAAGGGCCAGGAGACCCGCGTCACCCAGATCACCTACGACGGCTCGTCCTGGGAGGTCATCTCCGGCCTCAAGGACCTCGTCGTGATGAACTCGACCAACTCCGAGTTCTGGGGCTACGTCAAGGACAAGTACACGACGCTCCCCGAGGCGTACGACCGTATCCTCGCCACCCAGGTCGCTGCCCGCTGGCGCTTCAACTGGTCTGACGACGAGCGGAAGATGCCCCACTGGGAGAAGTCCTACGAGCAGACCAGGAAGCACATGCTCCAGGCCTTCGCCGAGACGTACTCCCTCTCCCTCCAGCAGACCCTGTACCAGATGGGTTCGCGGATCATCAACCACCGCAGCGAGATCGACGAGGTCCGCTTCTCGCTTCCGAACAAGCACCACTTCCTGGTGGACCTGGAGCCGTTCGGGCTCAAGAACGACAATGAGGTGTACTTCGCCGCCGACCGGCCCTACGGCCTGATCGAGGCGACCGTCCTGCGGGACGGCTGCGAGGCGAAGATCCCGGTGGACCTCACCAACCTCTGA
- the uraH gene encoding hydroxyisourate hydrolase, with the protein MSTSTTASVSTHILDTSIGRPAAGVAVQLAARSGRSASYGQGGDWQALGGSATDADGRCKDLPALPAGTTHVRLDFAVEPYFEKKQADAQQDAPANRDSGAFFPEVAITFAVKPGEHYHVPLLLNPFGYSVYRGS; encoded by the coding sequence ATGAGCACCAGCACCACCGCCTCGGTGTCCACGCACATCCTGGACACCAGCATCGGCCGCCCCGCCGCGGGCGTCGCCGTCCAGCTCGCCGCCCGCTCGGGGCGCTCCGCCTCCTACGGGCAAGGGGGAGACTGGCAGGCGCTCGGCGGCTCCGCGACCGACGCCGACGGGCGGTGCAAGGACCTCCCGGCCCTGCCGGCCGGGACCACCCACGTACGGCTCGACTTCGCCGTCGAACCGTACTTCGAGAAGAAGCAAGCCGATGCGCAGCAGGACGCCCCCGCGAATCGGGACAGCGGTGCGTTCTTCCCCGAGGTGGCGATCACCTTCGCCGTGAAGCCCGGCGAGCACTACCACGTACCGCTGCTGCTCAACCCGTTCGGCTACTCCGTTTACCGAGGGAGCTAG